Proteins from a single region of Anaerolineae bacterium:
- a CDS encoding sugar phosphate isomerase/epimerase, which yields MKFAVFTVMTPEWDLATAAHQIAAAGYDGVEWRVQWVDSARAGEPPSFWGNNRATVPVDRIEEEAEHVRRITEAAGLEMAPLASYLNIAELDRIEAVFRAAQRMGAPAVRVNVDRYDRTRRYQELYEETLARLKPVAVLARETGVKALVELHFGNICPSAGLAYRLLCHFDPRHVGVIYDPGNMVAEGMENWRMGMELLGEYLAHVHIKNQIWCVDHAEPDGTVVWRCQAAPLREGIVNWREVLADLRAVGYEGWLSFEDFSTALPTEQKLVENLTYIKGLMKHLAHQPLGHHLL from the coding sequence ATGAAGTTCGCTGTGTTCACCGTGATGACGCCGGAATGGGACCTGGCCACGGCAGCGCATCAGATCGCAGCGGCCGGTTACGACGGTGTCGAATGGCGTGTGCAGTGGGTGGATTCTGCCCGGGCGGGCGAGCCACCATCGTTCTGGGGCAACAACCGGGCCACCGTGCCCGTAGATCGCATCGAGGAAGAGGCTGAACATGTGCGGCGGATCACTGAGGCAGCCGGGCTAGAAATGGCTCCACTGGCCAGCTATCTGAACATTGCCGAACTGGATCGGATCGAGGCCGTTTTTCGGGCGGCGCAGCGCATGGGCGCGCCGGCCGTGCGCGTCAACGTGGATCGCTACGATCGCACTCGCCGTTACCAGGAGCTGTACGAAGAGACACTCGCCCGCCTAAAGCCAGTAGCCGTTCTAGCCAGGGAGACCGGAGTGAAAGCGTTGGTGGAACTGCACTTCGGCAACATCTGCCCCAGTGCCGGGCTGGCCTACCGGCTGCTTTGCCACTTCGACCCGCGCCACGTCGGCGTGATCTACGATCCAGGCAATATGGTCGCCGAGGGGATGGAGAATTGGCGGATGGGCATGGAGCTGCTGGGCGAGTACCTGGCCCACGTTCACATCAAGAACCAGATCTGGTGTGTGGATCACGCCGAGCCAGATGGCACCGTGGTATGGCGCTGCCAGGCAGCCCCCTTGCGCGAGGGCATCGTCAACTGGCGAGAGGTGCTGGCCGATCTACGCGCCGTGGGCTATGAGGGATGGTTAAGCTTTGAGGATTTCTCCACAGCGCTACCAACAGAGCAGAAGCTCGTCGAAAACCTGACTTACATCAAGGGATTGATGAAACATCTGGCCCACCAGCCCCTGGGGCACCACCTGCTTTAA
- a CDS encoding C39 family peptidase — MGRRPRSDRANSDRMNRMGWLLIALAVIFLIVGQPSPHREAVTTSASLIASSMLLSSLAGQGVLVAAPIPTPTTGPITSPITLISTMASSPNPTPTSLPPASPLIYTVQPGDTLGAIAVRYGIPLQTLIAVNGIENPDVIWVGQVLTLPTETSQKPPEPASRDERPASISSSLRSALGPDAQPTTAKGGSSRDPEAIVSLPLRALLSPMSHEWQRMNNCAPATVAMALSFYGERFTQFDLAPVLKGGEQDKNVSPEEIVGYLHEIGYGGRVQVNGDLDTVQRLIAHGIPVIVEQWLERPDDELTGHYRLVRGYDRAAGTIIVNDSYNGPQRSLSLAEFDRLWRAFHRVYIPVYRLEDEPMVRQIIGAAWDEQIMYRRAAEVARQEVETIGDLYAWFNLGDSLLGLGRAEEAVSAFERAMALGLPPRLLWYRFGPLEAYNRAGQYPQTLDLAAPLLAKVPMLEEAQYQRGFALEGLGRKEEAIAAYELALRYNPRLEEARQALARVQIKAGGAPGAGGPDVSSIP; from the coding sequence ATGGGCCGCCGACCACGGTCCGATCGGGCGAACAGCGATCGTATGAATAGGATGGGCTGGTTACTGATCGCCTTGGCGGTTATCTTCTTGATCGTTGGACAGCCCTCACCCCACCGAGAGGCCGTGACCACCTCAGCCAGTCTAATCGCCTCGTCGATGCTGTTGTCGAGCCTTGCTGGCCAGGGCGTGCTCGTAGCCGCGCCTATCCCAACGCCCACCACAGGCCCCATCACATCGCCGATCACTCTCATCTCTACTATGGCATCCTCGCCCAACCCTACGCCGACTTCGCTTCCTCCTGCCTCGCCCCTGATCTACACGGTACAGCCAGGCGACACCCTGGGGGCTATCGCTGTTCGGTATGGGATCCCGCTTCAGACGCTCATCGCCGTTAACGGCATTGAGAACCCGGATGTGATCTGGGTCGGCCAGGTACTGACCCTGCCGACGGAAACCTCTCAGAAGCCTCCCGAGCCTGCCAGCCGCGATGAGAGACCCGCATCGATCTCCTCTTCGCTGAGGTCGGCCCTTGGGCCTGATGCTCAGCCTACGACAGCCAAAGGAGGCTCTTCTCGCGATCCAGAAGCGATAGTATCGCTGCCTCTCAGAGCCCTGCTTAGCCCGATGAGCCACGAATGGCAGCGAATGAACAACTGTGCGCCGGCCACTGTGGCCATGGCTCTCAGCTTTTACGGTGAGAGGTTCACGCAGTTCGATCTGGCCCCAGTCCTCAAAGGAGGAGAACAGGACAAGAACGTCAGCCCTGAGGAGATCGTGGGCTATCTCCACGAGATCGGCTATGGCGGCCGCGTCCAAGTGAACGGAGACCTGGATACGGTGCAGCGCCTGATCGCCCATGGGATTCCGGTCATCGTCGAGCAGTGGCTGGAGAGACCTGACGACGAGCTGACCGGGCACTATCGGCTGGTGCGCGGCTATGATCGGGCAGCCGGGACGATCATCGTCAACGACTCTTACAATGGGCCTCAACGATCCCTCTCTCTCGCTGAGTTTGACCGCCTGTGGCGGGCTTTCCATCGAGTGTATATCCCCGTTTACCGGCTGGAAGATGAGCCGATGGTGCGGCAGATCATCGGGGCAGCTTGGGATGAACAGATCATGTATCGCCGGGCGGCGGAGGTGGCCCGGCAGGAAGTGGAGACGATCGGCGACCTCTATGCTTGGTTCAACTTGGGCGATAGCCTTTTGGGGCTGGGACGGGCTGAAGAAGCCGTGAGCGCTTTTGAGCGGGCGATGGCCCTAGGGTTGCCGCCACGCCTGTTATGGTATCGCTTCGGCCCGTTGGAGGCCTATAATCGCGCTGGACAGTATCCGCAGACGTTAGACCTGGCCGCGCCGTTGCTCGCAAAGGTGCCAATGCTGGAAGAGGCGCAATACCAACGGGGGTTTGCCCTAGAGGGACTGGGCCGAAAGGAGGAGGCCATAGCCGCCTATGAGCTGGCCCTCCGATACAATCCACGCCTGGAGGAAGCGCGCCAGGCATTGGCGCGGGTTCAGATTAAAGCAGGTGGTGCCCCAGGGGCTGGTGGGCCAGATGTTTCATCAATCCCTTGA
- a CDS encoding site-2 protease family protein, translated as MTSFSTATDWELAEQLRLAVADVFQTEDVTFGSGGSPLHQGAIRLRGHLRVDSHEAYTLISERFRRLGFIALLRKDGDGEAIVAAPGAAWERSSSRPWVPALLLVLTLASVIYIGALMDPGPDGRIRLWNGLPFAVSLIAILGAHELGHYFAARYVGTPVTLPYFIPMPMPPFGTMGAFIQMKGPSRDRRALLTIAVAGPLAGLVVAIPVLILGLSLSHVEPLPARGYIMEGNSLLYAALKILLFGQFLPSGGLDVFLHPIAFAGWAGLLVTGLNLIPAGQLDGGHIVYALLGTRSRTLTLAIILALLGLAWFWNGWLLWAFLVFLFSRTQATPLDDVTQLTMAQRLLAVGMMLLFVLIFVPVPLTVHP; from the coding sequence TTGACATCCTTTTCAACAGCGACAGATTGGGAACTGGCTGAACAGCTTCGGCTGGCAGTGGCCGACGTTTTTCAAACCGAGGACGTCACATTTGGATCGGGGGGCTCTCCCCTCCATCAGGGGGCGATCCGCCTGCGCGGCCACCTGCGCGTGGATTCCCACGAGGCGTATACTCTGATCTCCGAGCGTTTCCGGCGCCTGGGATTCATCGCATTGCTGCGCAAAGATGGAGATGGCGAGGCCATCGTGGCGGCGCCGGGGGCTGCCTGGGAACGGTCTTCTTCTCGCCCATGGGTGCCAGCCCTCTTGCTGGTGCTCACTCTGGCATCGGTGATCTACATCGGCGCGTTGATGGACCCGGGTCCAGATGGCCGCATTCGCCTCTGGAATGGGCTTCCCTTCGCCGTGAGCCTGATCGCCATCCTCGGGGCGCATGAGCTGGGCCATTATTTCGCCGCACGGTATGTAGGAACTCCTGTGACGTTACCCTACTTCATCCCGATGCCAATGCCGCCGTTCGGCACCATGGGCGCGTTTATCCAGATGAAAGGTCCCTCGCGCGACCGACGGGCCCTTCTGACCATCGCGGTGGCTGGACCGCTAGCCGGGTTAGTTGTGGCTATCCCTGTGTTGATCCTGGGCCTTTCTCTGTCTCATGTGGAGCCATTGCCGGCGCGGGGCTACATTATGGAAGGCAATTCTCTCCTGTATGCGGCCCTGAAAATCCTCCTATTCGGCCAATTCCTGCCAAGCGGCGGTTTGGATGTCTTCCTGCATCCGATCGCCTTCGCCGGCTGGGCCGGTCTGCTGGTGACCGGCCTTAACCTGATCCCCGCTGGCCAGCTGGACGGCGGGCACATCGTCTACGCGTTGCTGGGGACTCGCTCGCGTACTTTGACGCTGGCCATCATCTTGGCTTTGCTGGGGCTGGCTTGGTTTTGGAATGGCTGGCTGCTGTGGGCTTTTCTGGTGTTCCTCTTTAGCCGGACCCAGGCCACTCCACTGGATGATGTGACCCAGTTAACCATGGCACAGCGGCTGCTCGCCGTTGGGATGATGCTCCTGTTCGTCCTTATCTTTGTGCCCGTTCCGCTCACGGTGCACCCGTAA
- a CDS encoding NPCBM/NEW2 domain-containing protein, whose product MTLPSISLPGAARRRWAAGLLALVGLAAAAQWVLSHRGLPAPLAVLPGLERMHEWPGWAGLALYALALAVLLALLSDRSIEAGHQPTQLDLWKEIAFVAIVVALASWTRLYRLEEVPPGLELEEAKAARRALEILRGVWPWPWQMAEAGISWAYVYYVSLFYWLLGPSYLTVKLPAVVGSVLAVIPLYLLAREMMRPAVAVAVIALYATSRWGMNVARWGHVHALTPLLVSLVFWLTWRAVHTGRRRYWIAGGLAMGLSQYGDPTARAIPIVVTLFILWRAVSPRGYLTQHWRFVWLFYGLALLIWAPLGWSLATEPPPLARLEGPALFLEDVSTVTQAGQKPTWTLGTAWENLLAYAQSFHYRGDLDPRRNLVGAPQLEGITAALLVIGLGYAVARARRPGPAFLLIWCSVFLAMGVLAPNAPDSLQVYGLLPAFLLLCGLALDVLWDAWQRVDPLSAEHLASIVLLAVVIWAGLDGTTTYFSRQGWQPGTWEAFHAAQTQAARYLRQIIGSAGRISVASPTAWRVILSRGLFGSVPVQVLNPGLATERLSLADQVPLLPEVTGDVVYLVEPGWEPAADLLQRYYPESWRELVRSPLGAPLFTALVIPAEAIARRGLHASFWAGTMMAGPPLMELPVVDALADPPAPLPTSLPMPYAERLTGGLRITQAGSYRFRLGPSNKKTWLYLNDILVASTEGAAGGSAASGRWTRDSVALWLPEGVIPLRMERVISETTGLPPWRVEWLPPGAEAWSPLPSDRLLPITPPRGLVAAYYEGDRFWGQPARLISDPLLLPDNLGGDNAYAVRWLGSLYAEQPGQYWFRLWAGGAARLYVGRHLVVDDRQLGDFSARMGAISLDVGWVPLEILYAGYGESDTLEIEWLPPGGAWQPLRQAAFSWDQASVMQAWSPLPASSLVAIPAFAGGPAGEARERLGELTPVDWSFQDERWPEPQRGVNFQGRLLKLGDVVYDDGIGAFGPGELVFDLQGAYTRLQGAAGVDRDTIGDGVAWFEVELDGRVIWESGPCSVRDPALNFDLDVRGGNTLVLRTREGEPAGSSDAVDWVNLRLIAR is encoded by the coding sequence GTGACGTTGCCATCCATATCTCTCCCGGGCGCGGCGCGTCGAAGATGGGCGGCGGGATTGTTAGCGCTGGTAGGGCTAGCTGCTGCTGCCCAATGGGTGTTGAGCCATCGCGGTTTGCCGGCACCATTGGCTGTTCTACCTGGTCTGGAGCGTATGCACGAATGGCCAGGATGGGCAGGCCTAGCGCTCTATGCGCTGGCCCTGGCCGTGCTGTTGGCCCTTCTTTCGGATCGCTCAATCGAGGCGGGCCACCAACCGACGCAGCTTGACTTGTGGAAGGAGATCGCCTTTGTGGCAATTGTGGTGGCGCTGGCTAGTTGGACCCGGCTGTATCGCTTGGAGGAGGTGCCTCCAGGCTTGGAGTTGGAGGAGGCTAAGGCTGCTCGCCGAGCGCTAGAGATCCTCCGCGGCGTCTGGCCTTGGCCCTGGCAGATGGCTGAGGCTGGGATCTCCTGGGCTTATGTGTACTATGTTTCCCTGTTTTATTGGCTGTTGGGACCTAGCTACTTGACGGTCAAGTTGCCAGCCGTAGTCGGCAGCGTCCTAGCGGTGATCCCCCTTTATCTGTTGGCGCGTGAGATGATGCGACCTGCGGTAGCTGTCGCAGTGATCGCGCTGTATGCTACCTCTAGGTGGGGCATGAACGTCGCCCGTTGGGGGCATGTCCACGCGCTGACGCCATTGCTCGTCTCGCTGGTTTTTTGGCTGACATGGCGGGCCGTGCATACTGGCCGTCGGCGTTACTGGATCGCCGGTGGGCTGGCGATGGGGCTGAGCCAGTACGGTGATCCCACCGCGCGGGCCATCCCCATTGTGGTCACATTGTTCATCCTGTGGCGGGCGGTCTCGCCCAGGGGGTATCTGACCCAGCATTGGCGGTTCGTATGGCTGTTCTACGGGTTGGCGTTGCTGATCTGGGCGCCGCTGGGCTGGTCCCTGGCGACTGAGCCACCTCCTCTGGCCCGACTTGAGGGGCCAGCCTTGTTTCTGGAGGACGTGTCCACAGTAACCCAGGCGGGGCAGAAGCCGACTTGGACGCTAGGGACCGCTTGGGAGAACCTGCTAGCGTATGCTCAGTCGTTTCACTACCGTGGCGATCTCGATCCGCGCCGGAATCTGGTAGGCGCACCGCAGCTCGAGGGGATCACCGCTGCCCTGCTGGTGATCGGCTTGGGCTATGCGGTGGCCCGCGCGCGCAGGCCTGGCCCGGCCTTTCTGCTGATCTGGTGTAGCGTCTTCCTAGCGATGGGAGTTCTGGCCCCGAATGCACCCGATTCCCTGCAGGTATACGGTTTGCTTCCCGCTTTCCTCCTGCTCTGCGGATTGGCTTTGGACGTATTGTGGGATGCATGGCAGCGGGTAGATCCACTCTCGGCGGAGCATCTAGCTTCGATAGTATTGCTGGCTGTAGTAATTTGGGCCGGGCTGGACGGGACGACCACGTACTTTAGCCGCCAAGGGTGGCAGCCGGGCACCTGGGAGGCGTTCCACGCGGCGCAGACGCAGGCAGCACGCTATCTGCGACAAATCATTGGTTCCGCCGGCAGGATTTCTGTCGCGTCGCCGACGGCATGGCGTGTGATCCTCAGCCGCGGGCTGTTCGGCTCTGTCCCTGTTCAGGTGCTCAACCCGGGCCTAGCTACTGAGCGCCTGAGCCTAGCCGATCAGGTGCCGCTTCTCCCCGAGGTCACTGGGGACGTGGTCTACCTTGTCGAGCCAGGCTGGGAGCCGGCGGCTGACCTCCTGCAGCGCTACTACCCCGAGAGCTGGCGGGAGCTGGTGCGTAGTCCGTTGGGTGCTCCCCTGTTCACAGCGTTGGTGATCCCGGCTGAGGCCATTGCTCGTCGAGGACTGCACGCCTCGTTCTGGGCGGGGACGATGATGGCCGGGCCACCACTCATGGAGCTACCGGTCGTGGACGCCCTGGCCGATCCACCTGCGCCGCTGCCCACGTCGCTGCCGATGCCCTACGCGGAACGCCTGACCGGTGGCCTCCGCATCACCCAGGCAGGGAGCTATCGCTTCCGGCTAGGCCCCTCCAACAAAAAGACATGGCTGTACCTGAACGACATCCTGGTAGCTTCAACGGAAGGGGCGGCCGGGGGCTCGGCCGCATCAGGGCGCTGGACGAGGGACAGCGTTGCGCTATGGCTGCCCGAAGGCGTGATCCCGCTGCGCATGGAGCGGGTGATCTCGGAGACGACTGGGTTGCCCCCTTGGCGCGTCGAGTGGCTGCCGCCAGGGGCGGAAGCGTGGTCCCCCCTGCCCTCCGATCGCTTGCTACCGATCACGCCGCCGAGAGGGCTGGTTGCCGCCTACTATGAGGGTGATCGCTTTTGGGGCCAGCCGGCACGCCTCATATCGGATCCGTTGCTGCTTCCAGATAACCTGGGTGGTGACAACGCCTATGCCGTCCGCTGGCTAGGGTCTCTGTACGCCGAACAGCCGGGGCAATATTGGTTCCGCCTGTGGGCCGGCGGTGCAGCCCGGCTGTATGTGGGACGCCATCTGGTGGTGGACGATAGGCAATTAGGGGACTTCTCCGCCCGGATGGGCGCCATCTCGTTAGACGTGGGGTGGGTGCCGCTGGAGATCCTTTACGCCGGCTATGGCGAATCGGATACGCTGGAGATCGAGTGGTTGCCGCCGGGAGGAGCCTGGCAACCGCTGCGCCAGGCGGCCTTCAGCTGGGACCAAGCGAGCGTGATGCAAGCTTGGTCACCATTGCCGGCGTCCTCGCTGGTGGCGATCCCGGCGTTTGCTGGCGGTCCGGCAGGCGAGGCTCGTGAGCGGCTGGGCGAGCTGACGCCAGTGGATTGGTCGTTCCAAGATGAGCGATGGCCCGAACCGCAGCGCGGCGTCAACTTTCAGGGTCGGCTGCTGAAGCTCGGTGACGTGGTATACGATGACGGTATCGGCGCGTTCGGGCCGGGCGAGCTCGTGTTCGATCTGCAGGGCGCTTACACGCGGCTGCAAGGGGCGGCCGGCGTGGATCGTGACACCATCGGAGATGGAGTAGCATGGTTTGAAGTGGAGCTAGACGGGCGAGTGATTTGGGAGAGCGGCCCCTGCTCGGTTCGTGATCCGGCGCTGAACTTTGACCTGGATGTGCGCGGTGGTAACACGCTGGTCCTGCGTACCCGGGAGGGAGAACCAGCCGGCAGCAGTGACGCGGTAGATTGGGTGAATTTACGTTTAATAGCCCGATGA
- a CDS encoding glycosyltransferase family 39 protein, which yields MLLRLGLLTIALTAGVVGLATNRVLPLLAALALGALAFYGQNEPSDPLDVASLPSASKVLWAWLVGHRALTLGVMAAIASGLASWLARRGEWSPTAHSLWALSLVLIGMAALVHDHVRLQPSLSMAALRRREVMLELGVIAAVTAVGFVLRAYELAHFPPPMHGDEGEMGLMALQILEGPGRLPLFVTGWLDHPTLFHYLQAASMAIFGRDEVGLRMLSAIFGSACVPLIYWIGRVGWGRLAGFTAAWLMAVSHLHIHFSRIGLNNIESVFGMTLFMWLLTLIWERGEREQKAIAPLRLFVGAGLVAGLSQYLYYGSRLIPVVATPLLLVLWLRKRANPGQLLALASAALIAFAPLGGFYLNHWASFMNRMRGVSVFQAENLKHTLGPNAAWPTDLPVLLKVQVERNLRFFVRDGDASSFYLRDIPAFDGLTVVLLWLGLGAALTRVRRYHELALLSWFGVGILFAGILTIDSPNAPRLIVIAPSVYLLGGVFVHRARQLLTDITRVRLDEVGALILGIGMALTLLTNVYLYFVDYARKAPNLAPIMVAREISVEPERYQAYLIGSPILFAEHGVIRFVARRAHVRNLDDPNALSPPDFQKQGLLVIALAHRADELQAVEARFPGGVITSYSDPLGRLIYVAYRVPPQTQ from the coding sequence GTGCTGTTGCGGTTGGGGCTTCTCACGATCGCGCTAACAGCAGGTGTGGTGGGCCTCGCGACGAATCGTGTCCTACCGCTATTGGCGGCGTTGGCTTTAGGAGCCCTGGCTTTTTACGGTCAAAACGAGCCTTCGGATCCACTCGATGTGGCCTCTCTTCCTTCGGCTTCGAAGGTCCTCTGGGCCTGGCTGGTGGGTCATCGCGCGCTCACGTTGGGAGTGATGGCGGCAATAGCCAGCGGACTGGCATCTTGGCTTGCCAGGCGCGGGGAGTGGAGCCCCACAGCCCACAGCCTGTGGGCGCTCTCGCTGGTCTTAATCGGGATGGCGGCGCTGGTTCACGACCACGTTCGTCTTCAGCCCAGCCTGAGCATGGCCGCGTTGCGCCGTCGAGAGGTGATGTTGGAGCTCGGGGTGATAGCCGCGGTGACAGCGGTGGGGTTTGTCTTGCGCGCATATGAGCTGGCGCATTTTCCGCCGCCAATGCACGGCGATGAAGGCGAGATGGGGTTGATGGCTCTGCAGATCCTGGAAGGTCCGGGCCGACTGCCGCTTTTCGTCACGGGCTGGCTAGACCATCCTACCCTCTTCCACTATCTTCAAGCGGCCTCGATGGCTATCTTCGGCAGGGATGAGGTGGGGCTTAGGATGCTGTCGGCGATCTTTGGCTCAGCGTGCGTGCCGTTGATCTACTGGATCGGACGCGTGGGATGGGGAAGGTTAGCGGGGTTCACAGCGGCGTGGTTGATGGCCGTCTCCCATCTGCACATCCACTTCAGCCGCATCGGCCTCAACAACATCGAGAGCGTGTTCGGCATGACCCTGTTCATGTGGTTGCTAACTCTGATCTGGGAACGCGGCGAACGCGAGCAGAAGGCGATAGCTCCGTTACGGCTTTTTGTGGGCGCGGGGCTGGTGGCGGGACTCAGCCAGTATCTCTACTATGGGTCTCGCCTGATCCCCGTGGTGGCCACACCTCTGTTGCTGGTTCTCTGGTTGCGGAAGCGGGCGAACCCCGGCCAGCTCCTGGCGCTAGCATCGGCCGCGTTGATCGCGTTTGCCCCGCTGGGAGGGTTTTACCTGAACCATTGGGCCTCCTTTATGAACCGCATGCGAGGGGTCAGCGTGTTCCAAGCGGAGAATCTGAAGCACACCCTCGGCCCGAATGCGGCTTGGCCGACGGACTTACCGGTGCTGCTCAAGGTGCAGGTGGAGCGGAACCTTCGCTTCTTTGTGCGCGATGGCGATGCCTCTTCATTCTATCTGCGCGATATCCCTGCTTTCGATGGGTTAACCGTCGTTCTGCTCTGGTTGGGATTGGGCGCGGCGTTGACACGGGTTCGCCGCTACCACGAGCTTGCATTGCTGTCATGGTTCGGCGTGGGAATACTCTTCGCGGGGATCCTTACCATTGACTCGCCCAACGCGCCGCGTCTGATCGTCATAGCGCCTTCTGTCTATCTGCTGGGCGGCGTGTTCGTCCACCGCGCCCGACAACTCCTGACCGATATCACCCGTGTCCGCTTAGATGAAGTTGGGGCTCTGATTCTGGGGATAGGGATGGCGCTGACCTTGCTGACGAACGTCTATCTCTACTTCGTAGACTACGCGCGCAAAGCGCCTAACCTAGCGCCAATCATGGTCGCCCGTGAGATATCAGTGGAGCCGGAGCGATACCAGGCGTATCTCATAGGCTCGCCGATCCTGTTTGCGGAGCACGGGGTGATCCGATTTGTGGCGCGCCGCGCCCACGTCCGCAACCTCGATGACCCCAACGCGTTGTCGCCCCCTGACTTTCAGAAGCAAGGGCTGTTGGTAATCGCGCTGGCACATCGGGCCGATGAGCTCCAAGCGGTGGAGGCGCGCTTTCCAGGTGGCGTGATCACCTCGTATTCGGACCCGCTGGGACGCTTGATCTACGTCGCCTATCGCGTCCCTCCGCAAACGCAATAA
- a CDS encoding hexose kinase yields the protein MIVTVTPNPAVDRILFFENFAWGQRIQVSRAAWGPGGKGTDGACIVAELGRPCRAIALSAGPSGEQLAEILRAAGATPDFVPAGGATRVNYILIDTARRQQATLTTDALEVSSEQLATFKARVLEALDGCTCLWLGGPMPSGVPQDLHAYFIREAKARGIPTILDARGEALRLGAAEHPTVLKPNQYELAELVGNVPEELAALSEVLTGLLGSGTELAMVTLGARGAVAVTASHRWYLPPLKVPVVNSAGAGDGVAAALAIGLSEGWPWEESLRLAVAVAAAVVMTPGTAECHKADVDRLLPQARLEPIP from the coding sequence ATGATCGTCACCGTGACCCCCAATCCGGCGGTAGATCGCATTTTGTTCTTTGAGAACTTCGCCTGGGGACAGCGAATCCAGGTGTCTCGTGCGGCATGGGGGCCAGGGGGCAAGGGGACCGATGGCGCCTGTATCGTAGCTGAGCTAGGACGGCCATGCCGGGCGATTGCGCTGTCGGCCGGGCCATCGGGCGAACAGCTGGCAGAGATTCTGCGCGCGGCCGGTGCCACGCCCGATTTCGTGCCGGCGGGCGGAGCCACGCGCGTCAACTACATCCTGATTGATACAGCCCGCAGGCAGCAAGCTACGCTGACCACCGACGCCCTGGAGGTGTCGTCGGAGCAACTGGCCACATTCAAGGCGCGAGTGCTTGAGGCTTTAGACGGGTGCACTTGTCTCTGGCTGGGTGGGCCGATGCCCTCTGGGGTGCCCCAAGACCTGCATGCCTACTTTATCCGGGAGGCCAAGGCGCGTGGCATCCCTACCATCTTGGACGCGCGAGGGGAGGCACTACGGCTGGGTGCAGCCGAGCACCCCACGGTGCTCAAGCCGAATCAGTATGAACTGGCTGAGCTAGTAGGAAACGTGCCGGAGGAGCTGGCCGCCCTGTCTGAGGTGTTGACCGGGCTGCTGGGCAGTGGGACCGAGCTGGCGATGGTCACGTTGGGAGCGCGAGGTGCAGTCGCCGTGACCGCCTCCCATCGGTGGTACTTGCCTCCGCTCAAAGTGCCGGTGGTCAACTCCGCCGGTGCGGGTGATGGCGTGGCCGCGGCGTTGGCCATCGGCCTAAGCGAGGGATGGCCTTGGGAGGAGAGCCTGCGCCTGGCTGTAGCGGTAGCAGCCGCGGTAGTGATGACTCCTGGCACAGCCGAGTGTCACAAGGCCGATGTGGACCGCCTCCTGCCGCAAGCGCGGCTGGAGCCCATCCCCTGA